Proteins encoded in a region of the Streptomyces akebiae genome:
- a CDS encoding alpha/beta fold hydrolase → MSSTELPSLLTATASPKASAVRVAPGERLRSVRLPGITLSVRSRPSAREGLPPALYVHGLGGSSQNWSALMPLLDGLVDSEALDLPGFGDSPPPDDGNYSVTGHARAVIRYLDSAGRGPVHLFGNSLGGAITTRVAALRPDLVRTLTLVSPALPELRVQRTAVPTGMLALPGVSALFTRFTKGWTAEQRVRGVIALCYGDPGRVSDEAFRNAVEEMERRLQLPYMWDALTRSARGLVDAYTVGGQHSLWRQAERVLAPTLLVYGRRDRLVGYRMAQRAARAFRGSRLVSLPDAGHMAMMEYPEAVAAAFRELLADSGRTRGGVDSMPACSEPVGSEPGPVDVSGEGGSVSGDGSVGADDGDSVAEGPPKGSPGVGS, encoded by the coding sequence ATGTCTTCGACCGAGCTGCCGTCCCTGCTGACCGCCACCGCGTCGCCGAAGGCGAGCGCCGTGCGCGTGGCACCCGGTGAGCGGCTGAGGTCGGTCCGGTTGCCGGGGATCACGCTGTCCGTGCGGTCGAGACCGTCGGCGCGCGAAGGGCTGCCGCCCGCCCTGTACGTACACGGACTGGGCGGTTCCTCGCAGAACTGGTCCGCGCTGATGCCGCTGCTCGACGGGCTCGTCGACAGTGAGGCGCTCGATCTGCCCGGCTTCGGCGACTCACCGCCGCCGGACGACGGCAACTACTCCGTCACGGGACACGCCCGCGCGGTCATCCGCTACCTCGACTCCGCGGGGCGCGGCCCCGTGCACCTCTTCGGCAACTCCCTCGGCGGCGCGATCACGACCCGCGTCGCCGCGCTGCGCCCGGACCTCGTCCGCACCCTGACCCTCGTGTCGCCCGCGCTGCCGGAGCTCCGCGTGCAGCGGACCGCCGTGCCGACCGGGATGCTCGCCCTGCCCGGCGTGTCGGCGCTCTTCACCCGCTTCACCAAGGGCTGGACCGCCGAGCAGCGCGTCCGGGGCGTCATCGCGCTCTGTTACGGCGACCCGGGCCGCGTCTCGGACGAGGCTTTCCGCAACGCTGTGGAGGAGATGGAGCGGCGCCTCCAACTTCCGTACATGTGGGACGCGTTGACGCGCTCCGCCCGAGGGCTCGTGGACGCCTACACTGTGGGCGGACAGCACTCGCTCTGGCGCCAGGCCGAGCGGGTCCTCGCCCCGACCCTCCTCGTCTACGGCCGCCGCGACCGACTCGTCGGCTACCGCATGGCCCAGCGCGCCGCCCGCGCCTTCCGCGGCTCCCGCCTCGTCTCCCTGCCGGACGCGGGGCACATGGCGATGATGGAGTACCCGGAGGCGGTCGCCGCCGCGTTCCGTGAACTGCTCGCGGATTCGGGGAGGACGCGGGGCGGGGTGGATTCGATGCCGGCGTGTTCGGAGCCGGTGGGTTCGGAGCCGGGGCCGGTCGATGTTTCGGGTGAGGGTGGTTCGGTGAGTGGCGATGGCTCGGTCGGCGCCGACGACGGTGACTCGGTTGCCGAAGGGCCGCCCAAGGGCTCGCCCGGCGTGGGGAGCTGA
- a CDS encoding alpha/beta hydrolase: MPLCSRPRAVAVTAIAALLSLTAVGCGDDAQGDDGDLATQKLSWKTCEAPSESQGGGTAPSPLPDGDIWQCATMKAPLDWDETDGDTIGIALIRARSSGSESERIGSLVFNFGGPGLSGVKTLPSFGEDYAKLRTRYDLVSFDPRGVGRSAGIACEDDEALDEYFQQDMTPDDASERTEFLDNTKTFNSACEDNSGKTLPHVPTTDAARDMDLMRRVLGDDELHYFGFSYGTELGGVYAHLFPENVGRAVFDAVVDPTQTSEQGSLAQAKGFQRALDSYARDCVSQVAGCPVGDTEQEVEDRIVKLLEDLDRKPITGVFPRDLTESEARNGIAQALYSQNLWQYLTEGLDQAYDGDGQVLMLLSDSLNGRSENGEYSNISAANVSINCADDKPRYTTEHVEERLAEFRAASPVFGEWLAWAMLSCTDWAVAGAADHPDVRAPGSAPILVIGTTGDPATPYEGARRMVEALGPGVGVGLTYKGEGHGAYRSGDACVHAAVNGYLLTGKVPKAGTVCP; the protein is encoded by the coding sequence ATGCCCCTCTGTTCCCGACCGCGTGCCGTCGCCGTGACCGCCATCGCCGCCCTGCTGTCCCTGACGGCCGTGGGCTGCGGCGACGACGCCCAGGGGGACGACGGGGACCTGGCGACGCAGAAGCTGAGCTGGAAGACCTGTGAGGCACCGTCCGAGTCCCAGGGGGGCGGCACCGCCCCCTCACCGCTGCCGGACGGCGACATCTGGCAGTGCGCCACCATGAAGGCACCTCTCGACTGGGACGAGACAGACGGCGACACCATCGGCATCGCCCTGATCCGGGCCCGGTCCAGTGGTTCCGAGAGTGAGCGGATCGGCTCGCTCGTCTTCAACTTCGGCGGCCCCGGCCTCTCGGGCGTCAAGACGCTTCCGTCGTTCGGTGAGGACTACGCGAAACTGCGGACCCGCTACGACCTGGTGAGCTTCGACCCGCGTGGCGTCGGGCGCAGCGCCGGCATCGCGTGCGAGGACGACGAGGCACTCGACGAGTACTTCCAGCAGGACATGACACCGGACGACGCGTCCGAGCGGACGGAGTTCCTCGACAACACGAAGACGTTCAACTCCGCCTGCGAGGACAACTCCGGCAAGACCCTCCCGCACGTCCCTACTACGGACGCGGCCCGCGACATGGACCTCATGCGCCGCGTCCTCGGCGACGACGAACTCCATTACTTCGGCTTCTCGTACGGCACCGAACTCGGCGGCGTCTACGCCCATCTGTTCCCGGAGAACGTCGGGCGGGCCGTGTTCGACGCGGTCGTCGACCCGACCCAGACCTCGGAGCAGGGCTCGCTCGCCCAGGCCAAGGGCTTCCAGCGGGCGCTCGACAGCTACGCCCGGGACTGCGTCTCCCAGGTGGCGGGGTGCCCGGTGGGCGACACCGAGCAGGAAGTCGAGGACCGAATCGTCAAGCTGCTCGAAGACCTCGACAGAAAGCCGATCACCGGTGTCTTCCCCCGCGACCTGACCGAATCCGAGGCGAGGAACGGTATCGCGCAGGCCCTGTACTCCCAGAATCTCTGGCAGTACCTGACGGAGGGCCTGGATCAGGCGTACGACGGGGACGGCCAAGTGCTGATGCTGTTGTCCGACTCGTTGAACGGGCGCAGCGAGAACGGCGAGTACAGCAATATCTCCGCGGCGAACGTCTCCATCAACTGCGCGGACGACAAGCCGCGCTACACCACCGAGCACGTGGAGGAGAGGCTGGCCGAGTTCCGGGCGGCCTCGCCCGTCTTCGGTGAGTGGCTCGCCTGGGCCATGCTCAGCTGCACCGACTGGGCGGTCGCCGGCGCGGCCGACCATCCCGATGTGCGGGCCCCGGGCTCGGCGCCGATCCTCGTGATCGGCACCACGGGCGACCCGGCCACACCGTACGAGGGAGCGAGAAGGATGGTCGAGGCGCTCGGGCCGGGGGTCGGAGTGGGGCTGACGTACAAGGGGGAGGGCCATGGCGCGTACCGCAGCGGCGACGCGTGCGTCCACGCGGCCGTGAACGGTTACCTGCTGACGGGGAAGGTACCGAAGGCCGGGACCGTCTGCCCATGA
- a CDS encoding TetR/AcrR family transcriptional regulator — protein MTAIEQTEAARPRGTRLPRRARRNQLLGAAQEVFVAQGYHSAAMDDIAERAGVSKPVLYQHFPGKLDLYLALLDQHCESLIQAVRGALASTTDNKQRVLATMDAYFAYVEDEGGAFRLVFESDLTNEPAVRERVDKVTNECAEAIRDVIAEDTGLSRAESMLLASGLGGLSQVVARSWLHSDRSVPREQAVQLLASLAWRGIAGFPLHGTDQH, from the coding sequence GTGACAGCCATCGAGCAGACAGAGGCGGCGCGCCCGCGGGGCACACGCCTGCCCCGCCGAGCCCGACGGAACCAGTTGCTGGGCGCCGCCCAGGAAGTCTTCGTGGCCCAGGGCTATCACTCGGCCGCGATGGACGACATCGCCGAGCGCGCCGGAGTCAGCAAGCCGGTGCTCTACCAGCACTTCCCCGGCAAGCTCGACCTCTACCTGGCGCTGCTGGACCAGCACTGCGAGTCCCTGATCCAGGCCGTGCGGGGTGCGCTGGCGTCGACGACCGACAACAAGCAGCGGGTCCTGGCGACGATGGACGCCTATTTCGCGTACGTCGAGGACGAGGGCGGTGCCTTCCGGCTGGTCTTCGAGTCCGACCTGACGAACGAGCCCGCAGTGCGCGAGCGCGTCGACAAGGTCACCAACGAGTGCGCGGAGGCCATCCGCGACGTCATCGCGGAGGACACCGGCCTCTCCCGCGCGGAGTCGATGCTCCTCGCCTCGGGACTGGGCGGTCTCTCACAGGTGGTGGCGCGGTCCTGGCTGCACAGCGACCGCAGCGTCCCGCGCGAGCAGGCGGTCCAGTTGCTGGCCTCGCTGGCCTGGCGCGGTATCGCGGGCTTCCCCCTGCACGGCACGGACCAGCACTGA
- a CDS encoding NAD-dependent epimerase/dehydratase family protein, with protein MRVLLIGANGYLGGFVAERLLADPAVQLTALGRGDDADVRFDLATGSPGALTRFLDAVHPGVVVNCAGATRGGARELTRHNTVAVATVCEALRRSGCGARLVQLGCGAEYGPSQPGSSTAEDAVPRPGGPYGVSKLAATELVLGSGLDAVVLRVFSPAGPGTPAGSPLGRLAEAMRRAMQSGDGELKLGGLGVQRDFVDVRDVARAVHAASLSAAQGVINIGSGRAVRLRDAAAVLARVAGYGGALHELDSPPNPLRSTIGHPRPDSDHAAPVSYPYPDGCGSWQQADVRTARDRLGWRPRINLEESLADIWMEAACRI; from the coding sequence ATGAGGGTCCTGCTGATCGGAGCCAACGGATATCTCGGCGGCTTCGTCGCCGAACGTCTGCTCGCCGACCCGGCCGTCCAGCTCACCGCGCTCGGCCGCGGCGACGACGCCGACGTACGGTTCGACCTCGCCACCGGCAGCCCCGGCGCGCTCACCCGCTTCCTGGACGCCGTCCACCCCGGAGTCGTCGTCAACTGCGCCGGCGCCACCCGGGGCGGTGCCCGCGAACTCACCCGGCACAACACCGTCGCCGTCGCCACCGTCTGCGAGGCCCTGCGCCGCAGCGGCTGCGGGGCGCGCCTGGTGCAGCTCGGCTGCGGCGCGGAGTACGGGCCGAGCCAGCCCGGTTCCTCCACCGCCGAGGACGCCGTGCCCCGCCCCGGCGGTCCGTACGGAGTGAGCAAGCTCGCCGCCACCGAACTCGTCCTCGGCTCCGGCCTGGACGCCGTGGTCCTGCGCGTCTTCTCGCCCGCCGGGCCCGGCACACCCGCCGGATCCCCGCTCGGCCGCCTCGCCGAAGCCATGCGCCGCGCCATGCAGTCGGGCGACGGCGAACTCAAACTCGGCGGCCTCGGCGTCCAGCGCGACTTCGTCGACGTCCGAGATGTCGCCCGCGCCGTCCACGCAGCCTCGCTCTCCGCGGCGCAAGGCGTGATCAACATCGGCTCGGGCCGAGCCGTACGCCTGCGTGACGCCGCGGCCGTACTCGCCCGCGTCGCCGGCTACGGCGGCGCCCTCCACGAACTGGACTCCCCGCCCAACCCCCTCAGGTCGACCATCGGCCACCCCCGTCCCGACTCCGACCACGCCGCCCCCGTCTCCTACCCCTACCCGGACGGCTGCGGCAGCTGGCAGCAGGCCGATGTGCGCACCGCCCGCGACCGGCTCGGCTGGCGGCCCCGCATCAACCTGGAGGAGTCCCTGGCCGACATCTGGATGGAGGCGGCATGCCGTATCTGA
- a CDS encoding alpha/beta hydrolase, with protein MARFTRGAALAAAVLLIAGCSGGTDDGADDEKDDGKASASAPTSSAASQELDWGRCKATSEGPAPGDDWQCATLKVPLDYAEPDGATIGLALIRSRATGDADERVGSLLFNFGGPGGSGVSMLPSYAGLTSELHKRYDLVSWDPRGVALSEGVRCRSDKEIQAGESVDATPDDTAEETVFFKDAADFGAGCEKDAGKLLSHVSTTETARDMDLMRQVLGDEKMHYFGISYGTELGGVYAHLFPGNVGRLVLDAVVDPTADTVGHAKNQALGFQRALDNYLQSTGQDPEEGTRKIEKLLERIDAEPLATTSGRELTQSLATTGIVLPLYSEQSWPTLTSALDAAEDGDGTELLALADGYNERDPSGHYGTTTHSQRVISCLDQKQRPTPEETKKLLPEFREISPVFGEFLGWDTAGWCHDWPVPGLTDSPEVSAPGAEPVLVVGNTGDPATPYEGARRMAGELGEGVGVMLTWKGEGHGAYGSGSRCVDSTVNAYLLDGTVPKDGKVCA; from the coding sequence ATGGCGCGTTTTACACGGGGGGCGGCTCTGGCCGCAGCCGTGCTGCTGATCGCCGGCTGCAGCGGCGGCACGGACGACGGAGCCGACGACGAGAAGGACGACGGCAAGGCCTCCGCGTCCGCGCCGACGTCCTCGGCCGCGTCCCAGGAACTCGACTGGGGGCGCTGCAAAGCGACGTCGGAGGGTCCGGCGCCGGGCGACGACTGGCAGTGCGCGACGCTGAAGGTGCCGCTGGACTACGCCGAACCGGACGGCGCAACGATCGGGCTCGCACTGATCCGCAGCAGAGCGACGGGCGACGCCGACGAACGTGTCGGCTCCCTCCTGTTCAACTTCGGCGGACCGGGCGGCTCCGGTGTCTCCATGCTGCCGTCGTACGCGGGCCTGACGAGCGAACTGCACAAGCGGTACGACCTGGTGAGCTGGGACCCGCGCGGGGTGGCCCTGAGCGAGGGGGTGCGCTGCCGCAGCGACAAGGAGATCCAGGCGGGCGAATCGGTGGACGCCACACCGGACGACACGGCCGAGGAGACGGTCTTCTTCAAGGACGCGGCCGACTTCGGCGCGGGCTGCGAGAAGGACGCGGGCAAGTTGTTGTCGCACGTCTCGACCACCGAGACCGCCCGTGACATGGACCTCATGCGCCAGGTGCTCGGCGACGAGAAAATGCACTACTTCGGCATCTCCTACGGCACCGAACTGGGTGGCGTCTACGCCCATCTGTTCCCCGGGAACGTGGGACGCCTGGTCCTGGACGCGGTGGTCGACCCGACCGCCGACACGGTGGGCCACGCGAAGAACCAGGCCCTGGGCTTCCAGCGCGCCCTCGACAACTATCTGCAGTCCACGGGCCAGGACCCCGAAGAGGGCACCCGGAAGATCGAGAAGCTGCTGGAGCGCATCGACGCCGAGCCGCTGGCGACGACGTCCGGCCGCGAGCTCACCCAGAGCCTGGCGACCACAGGGATCGTGCTGCCGCTCTACAGCGAGCAGAGCTGGCCCACACTGACCAGCGCGCTCGACGCGGCCGAGGACGGCGACGGCACCGAGCTGCTCGCGCTGGCCGACGGGTACAACGAGCGTGACCCGTCGGGCCACTACGGCACGACGACCCACTCGCAACGGGTCATATCGTGCTTGGACCAGAAGCAGCGGCCGACTCCGGAGGAGACAAAGAAGCTGCTGCCCGAGTTCCGGGAGATCTCGCCCGTCTTCGGCGAGTTCCTGGGCTGGGACACGGCGGGCTGGTGCCACGACTGGCCGGTGCCCGGTCTCACGGACTCGCCGGAGGTGAGCGCCCCTGGAGCGGAGCCCGTCCTCGTGGTGGGCAACACCGGGGATCCGGCGACGCCCTACGAGGGCGCGCGGAGGATGGCCGGGGAGCTGGGCGAGGGCGTCGGTGTGATGCTCACCTGGAAAGGCGAGGGCCATGGCGCGTACGGCAGCGGCAGCCGCTGTGTCGACTCGACGGTGAACGCGTACCTGTTGGACGGGACGGTACCCAAGGACGGCAAGGTCTGCGCGTAG
- a CDS encoding DUF3152 domain-containing protein: protein MPPGGPRQAYLDAFDEVDDVFVPGRTHRGAPGADDGRVGTALAEEPLRGRSPRQTPHDQPPGDEPQAAGAAKGGKGRAFAGIAAAAVTTVLVVVVGGQMAVGEDDTATRPQAADAGERAVRDASRSDNRPTPPVSPSPSVTPLSYDQKMDKKYPLAADLEGGGKFEAVRGFAKAPGAGQKYRYRVDVEQGLGLDAELFADAVQKTLNDERSWSHGGGRTFERISSGTPDFVITLASPGTTAFWCDKSGLDTTVDNVSCDSAATERVMINAYRWAQGSKTYGDQIHAYRQMLINHEIGHRLGYSHVTCDKSGELAPVMQQQSKFLTYRGITCKANPWPYPGS from the coding sequence ATGCCCCCCGGTGGCCCACGCCAGGCCTATCTGGACGCCTTCGACGAGGTCGACGACGTCTTCGTACCCGGCCGGACACATCGTGGTGCGCCGGGTGCCGACGACGGCCGGGTCGGGACGGCTCTGGCGGAGGAACCGCTGCGGGGGCGGTCGCCGCGACAGACGCCGCACGATCAGCCGCCGGGCGACGAGCCCCAGGCCGCCGGGGCGGCGAAGGGCGGCAAGGGGCGGGCGTTCGCCGGGATCGCGGCCGCCGCTGTCACGACCGTGCTCGTGGTGGTCGTCGGCGGACAGATGGCCGTTGGGGAGGACGACACCGCCACTCGGCCGCAGGCCGCCGACGCCGGCGAGCGCGCCGTGCGCGACGCCTCGCGCAGTGACAACCGGCCCACCCCGCCCGTTTCGCCCAGCCCGAGCGTCACCCCGCTGTCGTACGACCAGAAGATGGACAAGAAGTACCCCCTCGCGGCGGACCTGGAGGGCGGCGGGAAGTTCGAGGCGGTCAGGGGCTTCGCCAAGGCGCCGGGGGCGGGGCAGAAGTACCGCTACCGGGTCGATGTCGAGCAGGGGCTCGGGCTGGACGCGGAGTTGTTCGCCGACGCCGTGCAGAAGACCCTGAACGACGAACGGAGTTGGTCCCACGGCGGCGGCCGTACGTTCGAGCGGATCTCCTCGGGCACACCGGACTTCGTGATCACGCTGGCGAGTCCGGGGACCACCGCGTTCTGGTGCGACAAGTCGGGGCTCGACACCACCGTGGACAACGTCTCCTGCGACTCGGCCGCCACCGAGCGCGTGATGATCAACGCGTACCGCTGGGCCCAGGGTTCGAAGACGTACGGCGACCAGATCCACGCGTACCGGCAGATGCTGATCAACCACGAGATCGGCCACCGCCTCGGGTACAGCCACGTGACCTGCGACAAGAGCGGCGAACTCGCGCCCGTGATGCAGCAGCAGAGCAAGTTCCTGACCTACCGCGGGATCACGTGCAAGGCCAATCCCTGGCCCTACCCGGGGAGTTGA
- the moeZ gene encoding adenylyltransferase/sulfurtransferase MoeZ: MSLPPLVEPASELTVDEVRRYSRHLIIPDVGMDGQKRLKNAKVLCVGAGGLGSPALMYLAAAGVGTLGIVEFDEVDESNLQRQIIHSQADIGRSKAESARDSVLGINPYVNVILHEERLEAENVMDIFSQYDLIVDGTDNFATRYLVNDAAVLLNKPYVWGSIYRFDGQASVFWSEHGPCYRCLYPEPPPPGMVPSCAEGGVLGVLCASIGSIQVTEAIKVLTGTGEPLVGRLMIYDALEMQYRQVKVRKDPNCAVCGENPTVTELIDYEAFCGVVSEEAQEAAAGSTITPKQLKEWIDDGENIEIIDVREVNEYEIVSIPGAKLIPKNEFLMGTALEALPQDKKIVLHCKTGVRSAEVLAVLKSAGFADAVHVGGGVIGWVNQIEPSKPVY, translated from the coding sequence GTGTCGCTGCCACCCCTGGTCGAGCCCGCTTCCGAGCTCACCGTAGACGAGGTCCGCAGGTACTCCCGCCACCTGATCATCCCCGACGTCGGGATGGACGGGCAGAAGCGGCTGAAGAACGCCAAGGTGCTCTGTGTGGGCGCCGGCGGCCTGGGCTCGCCGGCGCTGATGTACCTGGCCGCGGCGGGCGTCGGGACGCTCGGCATCGTGGAGTTCGACGAGGTCGACGAGTCGAACCTGCAGCGCCAGATCATCCACAGCCAGGCCGACATCGGCCGCTCCAAGGCCGAGTCCGCGCGCGACTCCGTCCTTGGCATCAACCCGTACGTGAACGTGATCCTCCACGAAGAGCGGCTCGAGGCCGAGAACGTGATGGACATCTTCAGCCAGTACGACCTGATCGTCGACGGCACGGACAACTTCGCGACGCGCTACCTGGTCAACGACGCGGCCGTGCTGCTGAACAAGCCGTACGTCTGGGGTTCGATCTACCGCTTCGACGGCCAGGCCTCCGTCTTCTGGTCCGAGCACGGTCCCTGCTACCGCTGCCTCTACCCGGAGCCCCCGCCGCCGGGCATGGTCCCCTCCTGCGCCGAGGGCGGCGTCCTCGGTGTGCTGTGCGCCTCCATCGGTTCCATCCAGGTCACCGAGGCCATCAAGGTCCTCACCGGCACGGGCGAGCCGCTGGTCGGCCGTCTGATGATCTACGACGCGCTGGAGATGCAGTACCGCCAGGTCAAGGTCCGCAAGGACCCCAACTGCGCCGTCTGCGGTGAGAACCCCACCGTCACCGAGCTCATCGACTACGAGGCCTTCTGCGGCGTCGTTTCCGAGGAGGCCCAGGAGGCGGCCGCAGGTTCGACGATCACTCCCAAGCAGCTCAAGGAGTGGATCGACGACGGCGAGAACATCGAGATCATCGACGTGCGCGAGGTCAACGAGTACGAGATCGTCTCCATCCCGGGCGCCAAGCTGATCCCGAAGAACGAGTTCCTCATGGGCACGGCCCTGGAGGCCCTCCCGCAGGACAAGAAGATCGTCCTGCACTGCAAGACGGGTGTCCGCAGTGCGGAAGTCCTCGCGGTGCTGAAGTCGGCCGGCTTCGCCGACGCGGTCCACGTCGGCGGTGGCGTGATCGGCTGGGTCAACCAGATTGAGCCCAGCAAGCCGGTCTACTAG
- a CDS encoding spherulation-specific family 4 protein codes for MPYLTPAPSGIARTGSSLGIGVPGYAHPLVAPLEWGELTRPGTPLHWVALDVSDGPGTRPDRHCLEAAGRLRNAGVQVLGRLDMTYGARAFAELAADARRYLDWYLVDGFLLDRCPTECGALAETGRTVTTLRALLGGGHIVLGHGTHPHPGYVETADQLVTFSGSWSDYRWSQVAEWTADHPPERFCHFVHGVPRGHLDEALRIARWQGAATIYFTDRTDRDGRIDPWETMPGYWDEIVSLVGTGVSE; via the coding sequence ATGCCGTATCTGACTCCCGCCCCGTCCGGCATCGCCCGCACCGGCTCAAGCCTCGGAATCGGGGTCCCCGGCTATGCCCACCCCCTCGTCGCTCCACTGGAATGGGGCGAACTCACCCGCCCCGGCACCCCTCTGCACTGGGTCGCCCTCGACGTCTCCGACGGCCCCGGCACCCGCCCCGACCGGCACTGCCTGGAGGCCGCCGGACGGTTGCGGAACGCGGGCGTCCAGGTCCTCGGCCGTCTGGACATGACCTACGGGGCGCGCGCCTTCGCCGAGCTCGCCGCCGACGCCCGCCGCTATCTCGACTGGTACCTGGTCGACGGCTTCCTCCTGGACCGCTGTCCCACCGAGTGCGGCGCCCTCGCCGAGACCGGCCGCACGGTCACCACACTCCGTGCCCTCCTCGGTGGCGGCCACATCGTCCTCGGCCACGGCACCCACCCGCACCCCGGATATGTCGAGACCGCCGACCAGTTGGTGACCTTCTCCGGCTCCTGGAGCGACTACCGGTGGTCTCAGGTGGCCGAATGGACCGCCGACCATCCACCCGAGCGCTTCTGCCACTTCGTCCACGGGGTCCCGCGCGGTCACCTCGACGAGGCGCTGCGCATCGCCCGCTGGCAGGGCGCGGCCACGATCTACTTCACCGACCGTACGGATCGCGACGGCAGGATCGATCCCTGGGAGACGATGCCCGGCTACTGGGACGAAATCGTCTCGCTGGTTGGAACGGGTGTCTCGGAATGA
- a CDS encoding DUF3492 domain-containing protein, with protein sequence MRIGLLTEGGYPYVSGDARLWCDRLVRGLERHEFDVYALSRSERQEDEGWISLPPQVNRVRTAPLWTAEDDGVVHGRQARKRFAEAYGELVAAVCSGGAGGADAAGEVLEGPAGVEADRFGNALYGLAELARDEGGLVGALRSEAAVRTLERACRAPGALRGAREARVPDLLAVAAHLERALRPLSLDWYEEDGLGSVDLCHAAAGGSAALPGLLARHFHGVPLLVTEYGVPLRAHYLGTSGEAPVRALLAAFHRRLTAEVYRQAACLTPGNTHARRWQERCGADRARIRTVYPGMDATRFAEVGESPERADPHTLVWVGRIEPAKDLISLLHAFAEVRRAEPRARLRIVGAAAGAEATAYLGHCKALAAQLFPDEADGVHAVGDNPVSFEEVGDPAVPDLAEAYAAGAVVVLSSVVEGFPISLVEAMFCARPTVSTDVGAVVEVIGGTGLVVPPRNPRALAEACVALLREPERRARLGAAARARALELFTVEQNVAAFRGIYLEIVSHAPVHKIVLDDTGEPLPFGSPAEAHVPGRWTEPRPAASGFGVAGVAGVVGVAGAAGVTGAAADAGAVGSAGGTVGRPRWAVGSPVRAAAPVRDAVSERDRVSERDGVPVRGAVPAQDGATLRGDVAGRDAASAAGATPAAGSVLGAASARAAERPSGTAAVEPVPVGEGAL encoded by the coding sequence GTGCGCATCGGACTGCTTACGGAGGGTGGCTATCCGTATGTGAGCGGTGACGCCAGGCTCTGGTGCGACCGACTCGTACGTGGGCTGGAGCGACACGAGTTCGACGTCTACGCGCTCAGCCGGAGCGAGCGGCAGGAGGACGAAGGCTGGATCTCACTGCCGCCACAGGTCAACCGCGTCCGTACGGCACCACTGTGGACGGCCGAGGACGACGGGGTCGTTCATGGCCGCCAGGCGCGAAAGCGCTTCGCGGAGGCGTACGGCGAGCTGGTGGCGGCTGTCTGTTCGGGAGGAGCAGGCGGCGCCGACGCGGCTGGAGAAGTCCTCGAAGGTCCGGCCGGTGTTGAGGCGGACCGTTTCGGCAACGCGCTGTACGGGCTGGCCGAGCTGGCCCGGGACGAAGGCGGGCTGGTCGGCGCACTGCGCTCCGAGGCTGCCGTCCGCACGCTGGAGCGCGCCTGTCGCGCGCCGGGCGCCCTGCGAGGGGCGCGCGAGGCTCGCGTACCGGATCTGCTGGCGGTCGCCGCCCACCTCGAACGTGCTCTGCGCCCCCTCTCACTCGACTGGTACGAGGAGGACGGACTCGGCTCTGTCGACCTGTGCCACGCGGCTGCGGGCGGGTCGGCCGCGCTGCCCGGACTGCTGGCCCGTCACTTCCACGGGGTGCCGCTCCTGGTCACCGAGTACGGCGTGCCGCTGCGGGCGCACTACCTCGGGACGTCGGGAGAGGCGCCGGTACGCGCGCTCCTCGCGGCCTTCCACCGGCGGCTGACCGCGGAGGTGTACCGGCAGGCCGCCTGCCTCACCCCCGGGAACACCCATGCCCGGCGCTGGCAGGAGCGCTGCGGCGCCGACCGAGCCAGAATCCGAACGGTCTACCCCGGCATGGACGCCACCCGCTTCGCGGAGGTGGGCGAGTCGCCGGAGCGTGCGGATCCGCACACGCTGGTGTGGGTGGGCCGCATCGAGCCCGCCAAGGACCTGATCTCGCTGCTGCACGCCTTCGCCGAGGTCCGTCGGGCGGAGCCCAGAGCGCGGCTCAGGATCGTCGGAGCGGCCGCGGGGGCCGAGGCCACCGCCTATCTGGGCCATTGCAAGGCCCTCGCCGCGCAGCTCTTCCCCGACGAGGCGGACGGAGTCCACGCGGTCGGCGACAACCCCGTCTCCTTCGAGGAGGTCGGCGACCCGGCCGTCCCCGACCTGGCCGAGGCCTACGCGGCCGGTGCGGTGGTCGTGCTGTCGAGCGTCGTCGAGGGCTTCCCGATCAGTCTGGTCGAGGCCATGTTCTGTGCCCGGCCCACGGTCTCCACCGACGTGGGAGCGGTCGTGGAGGTCATCGGCGGCACCGGGCTCGTCGTCCCCCCGCGCAATCCGCGGGCGCTCGCCGAGGCGTGCGTGGCGCTCTTGCGAGAACCCGAGCGCCGTGCGCGCCTGGGCGCGGCCGCCCGCGCCCGCGCTCTCGAACTCTTCACGGTGGAGCAGAACGTCGCGGCTTTTCGTGGCATCTACCTGGAGATCGTCTCTCACGCCCCGGTACACAAGATCGTCCTCGACGACACCGGTGAACCACTGCCCTTCGGATCCCCCGCCGAGGCCCACGTCCCCGGACGCTGGACCGAGCCCCGGCCGGCGGCGAGCGGCTTCGGGGTCGCGGGGGTCGCGGGGGTCGTGGGGGTTGCCGGAGCGGCGGGGGTGACCGGGGCCGCCGCAGACGCCGGTGCGGTGGGTTCGGCTGGGGGCACCGTCGGGAGACCGCGCTGGGCGGTTGGCTCGCCTGTGCGGGCTGCGGCGCCAGTTCGGGATGCGGTGTCTGAGCGGGACCGGGTGTCTGAGCGGGACGGGGTGCCCGTCAGGGGCGCTGTTCCGGCGCAGGACGGGGCGACTCTGCGGGGTGACGTGGCTGGGAGGGACGCGGCTTCGGCGGCGGGTGCCACGCCGGCTGCTGGTTCTGTACTTGGGGCGGCGTCTGCGCGGGCTGCGGAGCGGCCTTCGGGTACCGCCGCCGTGGAGCCGGTGCCCGTGGGGGAGGGGGCGCTGTGA